CTTTGCGTTTAAAGGAGTTTGAATTATGCCGAATCCAAAACGGAGACATTCGAAATCGCGTGGCCGGAAACGTCGCACTCATGACGCTTTGCAACAGCCAAGGATGTCGGA
The window above is part of the bacterium genome. Proteins encoded here:
- the rpmF gene encoding 50S ribosomal protein L32, which translates into the protein MPNPKRRHSKSRGRKRRTHDALQQPRMS